In Sphingobacterium sp. lm-10, one DNA window encodes the following:
- a CDS encoding SDR family oxidoreductase → MKHIALVVGATGITGSNLAEELVTQGWNTYGLARRPQNLPKSVSPISADLLDKDSLRKALKDIYPTHVFINTWVRRETEAENVRDNGLMIQNLLEVLAENHSVQHVALVTGLKHYLGPFEAYAKEGTLPATPLREEQKRLDYPNFYYAQEDAVYEAAARDGFTWSVHRPHTVIGKAVGNLMNLGTTLAVYASICKAQGRKFTWPGSDAQWNGLSDVTDANILAKQLIWASTTSEAKNGAYNIVNGDVFRWNWLWPRIANWFDVEYEGYQDKIRSLEDEMKDMQATWKEIAEKHDLVNDNLDQLASPWHTDLDLGRPIEVMTDMKNSRLKGFDAYQSTEDSFYRLFKKLRQERIIP, encoded by the coding sequence ATGAAACATATCGCATTAGTTGTCGGTGCTACAGGCATTACCGGCAGCAATTTAGCAGAAGAACTTGTTACACAGGGTTGGAATACATATGGCTTGGCTCGTCGGCCTCAAAATTTACCCAAGAGCGTATCCCCTATTTCAGCAGATCTGTTGGACAAAGACAGCCTGCGCAAAGCATTAAAGGACATCTACCCTACACATGTATTTATTAATACTTGGGTGCGTAGGGAAACCGAGGCAGAGAATGTACGGGATAATGGGTTAATGATACAAAACCTTTTGGAGGTGCTCGCTGAAAATCATAGTGTACAACATGTAGCTTTGGTTACAGGATTAAAACATTATTTAGGACCATTCGAGGCCTATGCCAAAGAAGGTACATTGCCTGCAACGCCGCTTCGAGAAGAGCAGAAGCGATTGGATTATCCTAACTTCTACTACGCGCAGGAAGATGCAGTATATGAAGCTGCAGCTCGAGACGGCTTCACATGGAGTGTACACCGACCACATACGGTCATTGGAAAAGCGGTAGGCAACCTAATGAATCTCGGAACCACATTAGCAGTATATGCCAGCATTTGTAAAGCTCAAGGCAGAAAATTCACTTGGCCAGGTTCCGATGCGCAATGGAATGGACTTTCTGACGTAACAGATGCTAATATTTTAGCCAAACAGCTTATCTGGGCGAGTACTACATCAGAGGCAAAAAATGGCGCATATAACATCGTCAATGGCGATGTATTCCGATGGAATTGGCTTTGGCCGCGTATTGCCAATTGGTTTGATGTGGAATACGAAGGTTATCAGGATAAAATCCGCTCTCTGGAAGATGAAATGAAGGATATGCAAGCTACATGGAAAGAGATTGCCGAAAAGCATGATTTGGTAAACGATAATCTTGATCAGCTCGCCTCCCCTTGGCATACGGATCTGGATCTAGGCCGACCAATCGAAGTAATGACAGACATGAAAAATAGTCGATTGAAAGGATTCGATGCTTATCAGTCTACAGAAGATTCCTTCTACAGATTATTTAAGAAATTACGTCAAGAACGTATTATTCCTTAG
- a CDS encoding Crp/Fnr family transcriptional regulator, producing MKRRQYALQEGEVCKYLTFVSTGLLKSFKIDEKGNERISLFACEGWWISDFNSFIHQEPAVLTIDAIEASELLQISRANYERLLRDVPIMERYFRILYQNSLVTKDKRLISSNSDTAEIKYQRMLETMPDIVQRVPQHLIASYLGLAPETISRIKNKP from the coding sequence ATGAAACGAAGACAATATGCTTTACAGGAAGGCGAGGTGTGCAAGTACCTGACTTTTGTCAGCACAGGATTGTTAAAATCCTTTAAGATCGATGAAAAAGGTAATGAGCGCATCTCTTTGTTTGCTTGCGAAGGCTGGTGGATTTCGGATTTTAACAGCTTTATTCATCAGGAACCGGCGGTACTAACGATCGACGCCATCGAAGCTTCCGAACTCTTGCAGATCAGTCGCGCTAATTACGAACGCCTGCTGCGTGACGTGCCGATTATGGAGCGGTATTTTCGGATTTTGTATCAAAATAGCTTGGTGACTAAAGACAAAAGACTGATCAGTTCCAATAGCGACACTGCCGAAATCAAATACCAACGCATGCTAGAAACCATGCCTGATATCGTACAACGGGTGCCTCAACACCTGATTGCCTCCTACCTCGGGCTTGCACCCGAAACCATTAGCCGGATCAAAAATAAGCCCTAA
- a CDS encoding PA0069 family radical SAM protein, whose protein sequence is MKQYTKGRGAQYNPQNRFFANEYGKHHIEGIDEWEEEHIRTIQTKVFPKTLVNKVDSPDVGMAYSANPYQGCEHGCIYCYARNSHQYWGYSAGVDFESKILVKENAPALFKEFINKKSWDAATISLSGNTDCYQPLERKYQLTRQILQIALDYGQPIGIITKNSLVQRDLDILEEMAKKQLCVVYLSINSLTEATRQKLEPRTATAKERLRTVEALSLRGIPTGIMCAPIIPGLTDHEVPAVLQAASDHGAKWAGYTIVRLNGEIGVLFKDWLEKTYPDRAEKILHQIASCHAGQLNNSTFGDRMRGSGNIAQIIRDNFKLHARKCGLNQESHTFSKTHFRRSISSDQLRLFE, encoded by the coding sequence ATGAAACAGTACACCAAAGGCAGGGGAGCTCAATATAATCCACAAAATCGATTTTTTGCCAACGAATATGGCAAGCATCACATAGAAGGTATTGATGAATGGGAAGAGGAACATATCCGTACCATTCAAACGAAGGTGTTTCCCAAAACGCTAGTCAATAAGGTAGACAGTCCAGATGTAGGCATGGCCTATTCTGCTAATCCTTATCAGGGTTGTGAACATGGATGCATTTATTGTTATGCGAGAAATTCCCATCAATATTGGGGTTATAGCGCTGGTGTGGATTTTGAGAGCAAAATTTTAGTAAAAGAAAATGCACCCGCATTATTCAAAGAGTTCATCAATAAAAAATCCTGGGACGCGGCTACGATTTCGCTTTCCGGAAATACAGATTGCTACCAACCGCTCGAACGCAAATACCAACTGACCCGACAGATCCTTCAGATTGCTTTAGACTACGGACAGCCCATTGGCATCATTACCAAAAATAGTCTGGTACAGCGCGACCTTGATATATTGGAAGAAATGGCGAAGAAACAGCTTTGTGTAGTATATCTATCCATCAACTCATTGACAGAAGCTACGCGGCAAAAGCTGGAGCCCAGAACCGCTACTGCAAAAGAACGTCTACGTACCGTAGAAGCGTTGAGTTTGCGCGGAATTCCTACCGGTATTATGTGTGCGCCTATTATACCTGGACTTACAGACCATGAGGTTCCGGCGGTGCTTCAAGCAGCGAGTGATCACGGTGCAAAATGGGCAGGATATACTATCGTACGACTAAATGGTGAAATTGGAGTACTATTTAAAGACTGGCTGGAAAAGACTTATCCTGATCGTGCAGAAAAGATTTTGCATCAGATTGCGTCTTGTCATGCTGGACAGCTCAACAATAGCACTTTTGGAGATCGGATGCGCGGATCTGGAAATATTGCTCAAATCATTAGGGACAATTTTAAGTTACATGCCAGAAAATGTGGTCTTAATCAAGAATCACATACATTTTCCAAAACACATTTTAGACGATCTATATCTTCCGATCAGCTCAGATTATTTGAGTAA
- the ppk1 gene encoding polyphosphate kinase 1 — protein MSKKYNPRDISWLSFNDRVLQEAADPSVPLPMRIKFLGIFSNNLDEFFRVRVAGLKRASEIKDKTAMASFFDDPSVILEEVHNIVIRQQKKFDQIWKNVRKEMAKQNVFIRAADELTVEQVAYVKNYYSEKVESNIIPLLLDDVRPMPYLRDKSLYMGIAMKKSQWQYETKFAIIELPTRLVGRFLIVPSDRKSDKIVVLLEDVIKVNLPHIFSYFGFDEFHAHAFKISKDADFDLDNDVNTTLVEKITKAVKNRRKGKPTRFVFDKNMDANLVEFLIKKLNLSKKDSIIPGQKIHNFKHFMDFPNVFKAYTKPAERTAFDHPAFVEGKRITDVITQKDILLSFPYHTFDPVIDLLREAAMDPDVKSIRVTIYRMATNSKIANALINASRNGKEVTVMIELRARFDEEHNLEWKDRFEMEGIEVLLGIPNKKVHAKLCIIKKRAGGKTIQYGFVSTGNINEKTAALYGDYCLMTSDRRIMADINKIFNALSKPKIDLDNQLSACKHLLVCPTSMRQKLVTYIDKEIAEVQAGRKGHMIIKINSLSDRDLIKKLYEAAEVGVEIDLIVRGIYCAVNQKRFKQPIRAISIIDEFLEHARVMYFYNAGHEHIFISSADWMTRNLDHRVEAAIRITNPDIKKQLKDMLCIQLKDNVKARYLDENLSNEYVADESEAYRSQLKTHQYLKELLS, from the coding sequence ATGTCTAAGAAGTACAATCCGAGAGATATCAGTTGGTTAAGTTTTAATGATCGCGTTTTGCAAGAAGCGGCAGATCCCAGCGTACCGCTTCCTATGCGGATCAAATTTTTAGGAATATTTTCCAACAATTTAGATGAGTTTTTTCGGGTACGCGTAGCCGGATTGAAGCGAGCATCAGAGATTAAAGATAAAACGGCGATGGCTTCTTTCTTCGATGACCCATCGGTGATACTCGAGGAGGTGCACAACATTGTCATCAGACAACAGAAAAAGTTTGACCAGATCTGGAAAAATGTCCGCAAGGAAATGGCTAAACAGAACGTCTTCATTCGCGCAGCAGATGAATTGACCGTCGAGCAGGTCGCGTATGTAAAAAATTACTACAGCGAGAAAGTGGAAAGTAATATCATCCCACTGTTGTTAGACGATGTACGCCCGATGCCCTATCTCCGAGACAAAAGCCTTTATATGGGCATTGCCATGAAGAAATCCCAGTGGCAATACGAGACTAAATTTGCGATCATAGAATTGCCTACCCGACTGGTTGGTCGTTTTTTAATTGTTCCCTCCGATCGTAAGAGCGACAAAATTGTGGTCTTACTCGAAGATGTAATCAAAGTAAACCTACCTCATATCTTCTCTTATTTTGGGTTTGATGAATTTCACGCGCATGCCTTCAAAATTAGTAAAGACGCCGATTTTGATCTTGACAATGACGTGAATACAACCTTAGTAGAAAAGATCACCAAAGCAGTCAAAAATCGTCGTAAGGGAAAACCCACTCGCTTTGTCTTCGACAAAAACATGGACGCAAACCTGGTGGAATTTTTGATTAAGAAGCTTAATCTGAGCAAGAAAGACAGCATTATTCCCGGACAGAAAATCCATAATTTCAAACACTTTATGGACTTTCCAAATGTGTTTAAAGCCTATACAAAGCCTGCAGAACGTACAGCATTTGATCATCCTGCATTTGTAGAGGGTAAGCGCATAACCGATGTGATTACTCAAAAAGATATACTGTTATCCTTCCCCTACCACACCTTCGATCCCGTGATTGATCTGCTTCGTGAAGCAGCCATGGACCCTGATGTGAAATCTATTCGTGTTACGATCTACCGGATGGCAACCAACTCAAAAATTGCCAACGCGCTGATTAATGCTTCTCGGAATGGTAAAGAGGTGACAGTAATGATAGAGCTTCGAGCTAGGTTTGACGAAGAGCATAACTTGGAATGGAAAGACCGATTTGAAATGGAAGGCATCGAGGTGCTGCTCGGTATTCCTAACAAAAAGGTACATGCCAAACTATGCATTATTAAAAAACGGGCTGGTGGAAAAACCATTCAATATGGCTTTGTAAGCACTGGAAATATTAATGAGAAGACTGCAGCGCTATATGGTGACTATTGCCTCATGACCAGTGATCGTAGGATTATGGCGGATATCAACAAGATTTTTAACGCGCTATCTAAACCTAAAATCGATCTGGACAATCAGCTATCTGCTTGTAAGCACCTATTGGTCTGCCCGACCTCCATGAGACAAAAACTGGTTACGTATATCGATAAGGAAATTGCAGAAGTACAGGCTGGACGTAAAGGACATATGATCATTAAGATAAATTCATTGAGCGACAGAGATCTTATCAAAAAGCTGTACGAAGCTGCAGAAGTAGGCGTCGAGATTGATTTGATCGTACGCGGAATCTATTGCGCCGTAAATCAAAAACGTTTCAAACAACCTATCCGTGCAATAAGCATTATTGATGAATTCCTGGAACATGCACGCGTGATGTATTTCTACAATGCTGGGCATGAACACATCTTCATTTCTTCTGCCGATTGGATGACACGAAATCTGGATCACCGTGTCGAAGCGGCCATACGCATTACCAATCCGGACATTAAGAAGCAGTTAAAAGATATGCTATGTATCCAACTCAAAGACAATGTAAAAGCTAGATATCTGGACGAGAATTTGAGCAATGAGTACGTAGCAGATGAATCAGAAGCTTATCGATCACAGCTGAAAACCCATCAATACCTGAAAGAGTTGCTATCTTAA
- a CDS encoding efflux RND transporter periplasmic adaptor subunit codes for MRNRIFAWVLSMSTLSMMAACSASSNENDTEKKTTRRSIPVTHLIEMDTTVYKQYIADIQAFKNVEMRSRLTGFLESIHVDEGAQVRKGQVLFRLNSDEYKAELAKATALRSSAQADAKKIELEIERTKKLVDKNIVSETEYELLAVQLRAAKAKIAEADAMVQQAQTQLSFAQIRAPFDGRINRILLKEGSLLNEGSLLTTISDLSQVNVYFDISESEYLTLAKDSNFNRNSYRKEVQLLLANGDRYPSKGFAEIVESEFESQTGSISLRARFPNEKLLLSHGASGKIAVPLATGNLLFVHQKCVLEIQDKVYVYVLQDDNTIKMTPFKAGQRVGHFYVVNSGLNANDQVVYEGVQSLRDGMTINPKVAKFKENED; via the coding sequence ATGAGGAATAGAATTTTTGCTTGGGTACTCAGCATGTCAACTCTCTCCATGATGGCTGCCTGTTCGGCTTCAAGCAATGAGAACGATACAGAAAAGAAAACAACACGTAGATCCATCCCGGTAACGCACCTAATTGAGATGGATACCACCGTTTATAAACAGTATATTGCCGATATACAGGCGTTTAAGAACGTGGAGATGCGATCCCGATTGACGGGTTTCCTAGAAAGCATCCATGTAGATGAAGGTGCTCAAGTTCGAAAAGGTCAAGTGCTTTTTCGCTTGAATTCGGACGAATACAAAGCTGAATTAGCGAAAGCAACGGCACTGCGAAGTAGTGCTCAGGCAGATGCCAAAAAAATAGAACTAGAGATTGAGCGGACCAAGAAGCTGGTCGATAAAAACATCGTCAGTGAAACGGAATATGAGCTTCTTGCAGTACAATTGCGTGCTGCAAAAGCAAAAATAGCAGAGGCAGATGCGATGGTACAACAGGCTCAGACACAACTATCCTTTGCACAAATCCGTGCTCCATTTGATGGCCGCATCAACCGCATCTTACTAAAAGAGGGTTCCTTATTAAATGAGGGTAGCTTATTGACCACCATATCCGACCTTAGTCAAGTCAATGTTTACTTTGATATTTCCGAATCGGAATACCTTACGCTGGCCAAAGATTCTAATTTCAACCGAAATAGTTACCGTAAAGAGGTGCAGCTTCTGCTTGCTAACGGCGATCGCTACCCCAGTAAGGGCTTTGCCGAGATTGTAGAAAGTGAGTTTGAATCTCAAACAGGTTCTATCTCTCTCCGAGCGCGCTTTCCAAATGAGAAACTGTTGCTCAGCCATGGTGCTTCCGGTAAGATTGCCGTTCCTTTGGCTACTGGAAACCTGTTATTTGTACACCAGAAGTGCGTATTAGAAATTCAGGATAAAGTGTACGTGTACGTGCTACAAGACGATAACACCATCAAAATGACCCCATTCAAAGCCGGACAACGCGTTGGGCATTTTTACGTGGTTAACAGTGGGCTGAATGCCAACGACCAAGTCGTTTATGAAGGCGTACAAAGCTTGCGCGATGGCATGACCATCAATCCTAAAGTAGCAAAATTTAAAGAAAACGAAGACTAA
- a CDS encoding efflux RND transporter permease subunit, with protein MFESFIKRPVLSLVISIFISLLGILSIFTIPITQFPDIVPPSVMVKADYIGANAEVSTNAVAIPLERAINGVAGMTYMSSVSTNNGTTLIQVFFKVGMDPDVAAVSVQNRVATVLDELPEEVIKAGVITEKEVNSMLMYLNIFTEDETADERFIYNFTDINILKELKRIEGVGFAEIMGMRDYAMRIWVDPARLAAYSISTEEVIESLRRQNIEAAPGQTGISSDKMINMQQYVLRYPGKFSEPYEYENIPIRANSDGTIIRIRDVAQVEFGSLDYEMVSKTDGRPSASIMMKQLPGSNAQDVIKRVKEKMAELKESQFPSGMTYTMGYDVSRFLDASISSVLKTLIEAFILVFLVIFIFLQNFRATIIPVFAVPVCLVGAIFFIHMMGFSINLLTLFALVLAIGIVVDDAIVVVEAVYAKMEEEHLPPMEATIAAMNDVGKAIIAITLVMSAVFVPVAFLEGPVGIFYRQFSLTLASAIVISGLNALTLTPALCAIILRSPHDEKERKGILAKFFKGFNTVYDRIAGRYKNVLWKISGRRIVTLSMLVVFFIAAYGAGSILPGGFIPTEDQGMIYVAVTTPPGATVDRTETVLNEIDEIARGMEEVETVSILAGYSILTEVSGSSYGMGMINLADWSDRSKTVEDVMKELYANTDHITDGLIEFFPPPTVPGFGNAAGFELRLLDRSGNDDLQETAEILEQFIEDMNKHPAIDAASSTYDVNFPQYLLEIDYDLAAKKGISVENSMNTLQTLMGSIYATNFIRYGQMYKVMVQADAFSRSRPEDVLRMHVKTNDGSMVPYSSFIRMKRVYGPEQITRYNMFNSALVTGQAAPGFSSGQAIEAVETLAAELPPGFTIEWSGMTREEKISGNQAAYVFVLCLVFVYLLLSAQYESFLLPLPVILCLPAGLFGAFLLLNLLGLENNIYAQVALVMLIGLLGKNAILIVEYAVLKRQSGASILEATIEGAVARLRPILMTSFAFVAGLIPLMLATGAGALGNRSIGTASVGGMVIGTLLGVIIIPGLIVLFSKTPKKVKTGGKGAKIVGILVFFGLFITSCTVPKKTAKPEEMATPTTFNDFSADSAENISRLPWRSVFKDEMLISLIDTALLQNRDLQQALRRIESAQAYFKQRKAALLPQLEAAAEAGLTKYGHYTEEGIGNYDSNFSENLTEKEKIPEPAIPDYFVGLRSSWELDLWGKLRNRREAAFQTILAENEARRLLETELVSSIAETYYELMALDRMVSVYDENIQLHEDVLELMQIQKEAGKATELGVQQFKALLSGTKASREMVKQEIVMYEHHINSLIGRFYQPITRAIQDKSTWPLFDTLQVGTPDQLVNNRPDIRSAYFSMLSSANEQEAARLNFLPSVAVSPYLGLQSFHLDQLLNVNRSLTYGILGSITMPILNQRNLQAQYAIIQANYGVAFLEYEKRVLNAFNEVSNIIQTQQAIENRAVHVNDNVDALDASIEAANELFFAGRVTYLDIFTAQKEAVDAQINAVNVMKERAINQILLYKALGGGWR; from the coding sequence ATGTTTGAAAGTTTCATAAAGAGACCGGTGCTTTCACTGGTCATATCTATATTTATCAGTTTACTGGGCATTTTGTCCATTTTTACGATTCCTATCACCCAATTTCCAGATATCGTGCCACCATCCGTTATGGTGAAGGCCGATTATATTGGTGCGAACGCAGAAGTAAGTACCAATGCCGTAGCCATTCCCTTAGAACGCGCTATAAATGGAGTTGCTGGAATGACTTACATGAGTTCCGTATCCACCAATAATGGCACGACACTCATTCAGGTATTTTTCAAAGTAGGCATGGATCCCGATGTGGCGGCGGTAAGTGTACAAAATCGCGTGGCAACGGTATTGGATGAATTGCCAGAGGAAGTGATTAAAGCAGGGGTGATCACCGAAAAAGAGGTGAATTCTATGCTGATGTACCTCAATATCTTCACGGAAGATGAAACCGCCGACGAACGTTTTATTTATAACTTCACGGATATCAACATCTTAAAAGAGCTGAAGCGTATTGAAGGTGTAGGTTTTGCGGAGATCATGGGCATGCGTGATTATGCCATGCGCATCTGGGTAGATCCGGCTCGTTTAGCCGCTTATTCCATCTCCACGGAAGAAGTGATTGAATCTTTGCGTCGGCAGAATATTGAAGCGGCACCCGGTCAGACCGGAATCAGCTCCGATAAAATGATCAACATGCAGCAATATGTACTGCGTTATCCAGGGAAATTCTCTGAGCCTTATGAATACGAAAATATCCCTATTCGAGCTAACAGTGATGGAACGATTATCCGCATACGAGATGTTGCTCAGGTAGAGTTCGGCTCGCTGGACTATGAGATGGTATCCAAAACGGATGGCCGGCCATCTGCTTCCATTATGATGAAGCAGCTCCCAGGCTCGAATGCGCAGGATGTCATCAAAAGAGTGAAGGAAAAAATGGCGGAGCTAAAGGAAAGTCAATTTCCCTCGGGCATGACCTACACGATGGGCTACGATGTATCCCGCTTTTTGGATGCCTCCATCAGCAGTGTATTAAAAACCCTGATTGAAGCTTTTATTTTGGTTTTCTTGGTTATTTTTATTTTTCTACAGAATTTCCGCGCGACAATTATTCCCGTATTTGCCGTTCCGGTGTGTCTGGTTGGTGCCATCTTCTTTATCCATATGATGGGCTTCTCCATTAATCTATTGACCTTATTTGCCTTGGTATTGGCGATCGGGATTGTCGTAGATGATGCCATCGTTGTGGTAGAAGCGGTGTATGCCAAGATGGAAGAAGAGCATCTGCCCCCGATGGAGGCGACTATTGCAGCGATGAATGATGTAGGTAAAGCCATTATTGCCATTACGCTGGTGATGTCTGCCGTATTTGTCCCGGTCGCCTTTTTGGAAGGGCCGGTAGGAATTTTTTACCGACAGTTCTCGCTTACGCTGGCTTCTGCCATCGTCATTTCAGGGCTAAATGCATTAACCTTAACACCAGCCTTGTGTGCCATTATCTTGCGTTCTCCACATGATGAAAAGGAGAGGAAAGGGATATTGGCTAAATTTTTTAAAGGATTTAACACCGTGTACGACCGCATAGCAGGCCGCTACAAAAATGTATTGTGGAAAATCAGTGGCCGGCGCATCGTCACGCTGAGCATGCTTGTTGTATTCTTTATCGCGGCTTATGGTGCTGGATCCATTTTGCCGGGAGGCTTTATCCCGACTGAAGATCAAGGGATGATCTATGTCGCGGTGACTACACCACCGGGAGCTACGGTAGATCGGACAGAAACAGTACTGAACGAGATTGATGAGATAGCCCGAGGGATGGAAGAAGTGGAAACGGTCTCTATTTTAGCAGGGTATAGTATTTTAACGGAGGTGTCGGGTTCATCCTATGGGATGGGCATGATCAATCTGGCCGATTGGTCGGATAGATCCAAAACCGTGGAAGACGTGATGAAGGAGCTATATGCGAATACAGACCACATCACGGATGGGCTGATTGAGTTTTTCCCACCACCGACGGTGCCGGGCTTTGGTAATGCCGCTGGATTTGAATTGCGCTTATTGGATCGTAGTGGAAACGACGACTTACAAGAAACGGCCGAGATTCTGGAACAGTTTATTGAGGATATGAATAAGCATCCGGCAATAGATGCAGCCAGTTCTACCTACGACGTGAATTTCCCGCAGTATTTGTTAGAGATCGACTATGACTTAGCCGCTAAGAAAGGGATTTCTGTTGAAAATTCTATGAATACCCTACAGACATTGATGGGGAGTATTTATGCGACGAACTTCATACGCTACGGGCAGATGTATAAGGTGATGGTGCAGGCGGATGCTTTCTCCAGATCCCGCCCCGAGGATGTATTACGGATGCATGTAAAAACTAATGATGGGAGCATGGTGCCGTACTCATCCTTTATTCGCATGAAGCGTGTGTATGGCCCAGAGCAGATTACTCGTTATAACATGTTCAATTCTGCTTTAGTGACCGGACAGGCGGCTCCCGGCTTTAGTTCCGGACAGGCGATTGAAGCGGTGGAAACCTTGGCAGCCGAGTTGCCACCAGGTTTTACCATAGAGTGGTCGGGGATGACACGTGAAGAGAAAATATCGGGTAATCAGGCGGCTTACGTATTTGTACTTTGTCTGGTTTTTGTATACCTGTTGCTATCTGCTCAATATGAAAGCTTTTTGTTGCCGCTGCCCGTAATTCTTTGTTTGCCAGCTGGATTGTTTGGCGCTTTTCTTTTACTGAACCTTTTGGGATTGGAAAACAATATTTATGCTCAGGTAGCCTTAGTAATGCTGATTGGTTTGTTGGGCAAGAATGCGATTCTTATTGTAGAATATGCCGTCTTGAAGCGACAATCTGGGGCTTCTATTTTAGAAGCTACCATAGAAGGTGCTGTGGCCCGCTTACGGCCGATACTCATGACCTCTTTCGCTTTCGTGGCAGGCTTGATTCCGTTGATGCTCGCTACAGGAGCGGGTGCGCTTGGTAATCGTAGTATTGGTACCGCTTCTGTAGGAGGTATGGTGATCGGGACCTTGCTAGGGGTTATCATTATTCCAGGATTAATTGTGCTATTTTCCAAGACACCGAAAAAGGTTAAGACTGGTGGTAAAGGGGCAAAAATCGTTGGCATATTGGTTTTCTTCGGTTTGTTTATCACATCGTGTACCGTTCCGAAGAAAACGGCTAAGCCGGAGGAAATGGCTACGCCGACCACATTTAATGATTTCTCGGCAGACTCTGCCGAGAACATATCGCGACTACCATGGCGCAGCGTCTTTAAAGATGAGATGCTGATATCGTTGATAGACACTGCACTCCTGCAAAATCGAGATTTACAGCAGGCACTCCGCCGGATCGAGTCTGCGCAAGCTTATTTCAAACAGCGTAAAGCAGCCTTATTACCACAGTTGGAAGCTGCTGCGGAGGCAGGTTTAACCAAATATGGGCATTATACGGAAGAAGGGATCGGTAATTACGATTCTAATTTCTCTGAAAACCTCACAGAAAAAGAAAAGATCCCAGAGCCAGCAATTCCCGACTATTTTGTTGGTCTTCGCTCTTCTTGGGAGCTGGATCTGTGGGGAAAATTACGGAATCGGCGCGAAGCGGCATTTCAGACCATTCTTGCAGAGAACGAGGCGCGCCGTCTGTTAGAGACAGAATTGGTATCCAGTATTGCTGAGACATATTACGAACTGATGGCGCTGGATCGGATGGTCAGCGTTTACGATGAAAATATACAGTTGCATGAAGATGTGCTCGAATTGATGCAGATACAGAAAGAGGCCGGTAAAGCGACTGAGTTGGGTGTGCAGCAATTTAAAGCATTATTGTCCGGCACCAAGGCTAGCCGGGAAATGGTGAAGCAGGAGATCGTGATGTATGAACATCATATCAACTCTCTGATCGGACGTTTTTACCAGCCGATTACAAGGGCGATACAGGATAAATCTACTTGGCCTTTGTTTGATACGTTGCAAGTAGGTACGCCGGATCAATTGGTGAATAATCGTCCGGACATTCGGTCGGCTTATTTTAGTATGCTGTCGTCTGCTAATGAACAGGAGGCGGCACGACTTAACTTTCTGCCTTCGGTAGCGGTGAGTCCTTATTTAGGTTTACAGAGTTTTCATTTAGATCAATTGCTGAATGTTAACCGATCCTTAACCTATGGCATATTAGGGAGCATTACGATGCCAATACTTAATCAACGCAATTTACAAGCCCAATATGCCATTATACAGGCCAACTACGGTGTTGCATTTTTGGAGTATGAGAAGCGTGTACTCAATGCCTTTAACGAAGTCTCTAATATTATACAAACTCAACAAGCCATTGAAAATAGGGCGGTACACGTGAATGATAATGTGGATGCGCTAGATGCATCCATTGAAGCGGCCAATGAGCTATTCTTTGCGGGGCGGGTAACCTATCTGGATATCTTCACTGCGCAAAAGGAAGCAGTGGATGCTCAAATTAATGCCGTAAATGTCATGAAAGAAAGAGCAATAAATCAAATATTGCTATATAAGGCACTGGGAGGAGGATGGCGATAA